A window of the Henckelia pumila isolate YLH828 chromosome 3, ASM3356847v2, whole genome shotgun sequence genome harbors these coding sequences:
- the LOC140887662 gene encoding beta-amyrin 28-monooxygenase-like: MEFFYVSLLCIFVSFVFLFLNLLFYKTKPAGSGTLPPGRTGWPVIGESLEFLSTGWKGHPEKFIFDRISKYSSYVFRTHLLGEQAAVFCGASGNKFLFSNENKLVQAWWPSSVDKVFPSSNQSSSKEEAIKMRKMLPNFFKPEALQRYVGIMDHIARRHFADGWENKEEIVVFPLAKNYTFWLACRLFVSIEDPQHVAKFADPFNLLASGLISIPIDLPGTPFNKAIKASNFIRKELISIIKRRKIDLAEGKATATQDILSHMLLTSDENGKFMNELDIADKILGLLIGGHDTASSACTFIVKYLAELPEIYDGVYKEQMEIAKSKAPGELLTWDDIQKMKYSWNVACEVLRLAPPLQGAFREAISDFVFNGFSIPKGWKLYWSANSTHKNPEFFPEPQKFDPSRFEGSGPAPYTFVPFGGGPRMCPGKEYARLEILVFMHHLVKRFKWEKVIADEKIVVDPMPIPAKGLPVRLFPH; this comes from the exons atgGAGTTCTTTTATGTCTCTCTTCTTTGCATATTTGTCTCCTTTGTATTCCTCTTCCTTAACCTTCTCTTTTACAAGACCAAACCCGCCGGCTCCGGCACGCTACCTCCGGGCAGAACCGGTTGGCCGGTCATCGGCGAAAGCCTCGAATTCCTCTCCACCGGATGGAAGGGTCATCCAGAGAAGTTCATCTTCGACAGGATCTCCAAGTACTCATCCTATGTCTTCAGGACTCACCTCTTAGGCGAACAGGCCGCAGTTTTCTGCGGCGCGAGTGGCAACAAGTTCTTGTTTTCCAATGAGAACAAGCTTGTTCAAGCATGGTGGCCTAGTTCCGTGGACAAAGTTTTCCCATCTTCCAACCAATCTTCTTCCAAAGAAGAGGCTATCAAGATGAGGAAAATGCTCCCCAATTTCTTCAAACCCGAGGCGTTGCAGCGGTACGTGGGGATAATGGATCATATAGCGAGACGACACTTTGCGGATGGATGGGAAAACAAGGAAGAAATAGTTGTGTTCCCTCTTGCCAAGAACTACACTTTCTGGCTTGCATGCAGGCTCTTTGTGAGCATCGAGGATCCACAGCACGTAGCCAAATTCGCCGATCCTTTCAATCTCTTGGCTTCTGGTTTGATCTCCATCCCAATAGACTTGCCCGGAACGCCGTTTAACAAGGCCATCAAGGCGTCGAATTTCATAAGGAAAGAGCTCATCTCCATCATCAAACGGCGAAAAATCGATCTAGCCGAGGGAAAAGCCACCGCTACACAAGACATCCTGTCGCACATGCTGCTTACGAGCGATGAAAATGGGAAATTTATGAATGAATTAGATATCGCTGATAAGATTTTGGGTCTGCTCATTGGTGGCCACGATACTGCTAGCTCTGCATGCACTTTCATCGTCAAATATCTTGCGGAGTTGCCCGAAATCTATGACGGAGTTTATAAAG AACAAATGGAGATTGCGAAATCAAAAGCTCCAGGCGAATTGTTGACTTGGGATGATATCCAGAAGATGAAATATTCATGGAATGTTGCGTGTGAAGTGTTGAGGCTGGCACCACCACTCCAAGGTGCTTTTAGAGAAGCCATTTCTGATTTCGTCTTCAATGGATTCTCTATTCCAAAGGGTTGGAag CTGTATTGGAGTGCCAACTCGACACACAAAAACCCGGAATTCTTCCCGGAGCCGCAGAAGTTCGACCCGTCTCGATTTGAAGGATCGGGACCCGCCCCGTACACGTTCGTGCCATTCGGCGGTGGCCCGAGAATGTGCCCCGGAAAAGAGTACGCCCGTTTAGAGATACTCGTGTTCATGCATCATCTTGTGAAGAGATTCAAATGGGAGAAAGTTATTGCAGACGAGAAAATAGTTGTTGATCCCATGCCAATTCCTGCTAAAGGTCTTCCAGTTCGACTGTTCCCTCATTAA